In Halorubellus sp. JP-L1, one DNA window encodes the following:
- a CDS encoding isoaspartyl peptidase/L-asparaginase, producing MQVILHGGAGSAPDDPEPRQRVLDDAAAAGAAAETPLDAVETAIHELESSPRFNAGVGGAVQSDGVVRTDAGVMTDDRAAGAACSMPGVEHAVSAARVVLEETPHVLVSGEHAVSLADAYGVETDVDLHTERTREKFDDADPPSGSPREHLAWLADRFGGMERASTDPGSAGRDGDDECGRDHTDHDTVGAVARDGDRLAAATSTGGRWFALAGRVGDVPQIGNGFYCAPAGGASATGAGEDIARTTLARRAVRHVEAGRDADAAASLAIEEFGELTGSSAGLIVLDADGNAGSAYNSERMQTAVAIE from the coding sequence GTGCAAGTCATCCTCCACGGCGGGGCCGGCAGCGCCCCCGACGACCCGGAGCCCAGACAGCGAGTGCTCGACGACGCCGCGGCAGCGGGCGCGGCCGCGGAGACGCCCCTCGACGCGGTCGAGACGGCTATCCACGAGTTGGAGTCGTCGCCGCGGTTCAACGCCGGCGTCGGCGGCGCGGTCCAGTCCGACGGCGTCGTCCGCACCGACGCTGGCGTCATGACCGACGACCGCGCGGCGGGCGCGGCGTGCTCGATGCCCGGCGTCGAGCACGCCGTCAGCGCCGCGCGCGTCGTCCTCGAGGAGACCCCGCACGTCCTCGTCTCCGGCGAGCACGCCGTCTCGCTCGCCGACGCGTACGGCGTCGAGACCGACGTCGACCTCCACACCGAGCGCACGCGCGAGAAGTTCGACGACGCCGACCCACCCTCGGGGTCGCCGCGCGAACACCTCGCGTGGCTCGCCGACCGGTTCGGCGGGATGGAGCGCGCGTCGACCGACCCAGGGAGCGCCGGCCGCGACGGGGACGACGAGTGTGGCCGCGACCACACCGACCACGACACGGTCGGTGCGGTGGCGCGCGACGGCGACCGGCTCGCCGCCGCGACGTCCACAGGCGGGCGCTGGTTCGCGCTCGCGGGTCGCGTCGGCGACGTCCCCCAGATCGGGAACGGGTTCTACTGCGCGCCCGCGGGCGGTGCGAGCGCGACCGGCGCCGGCGAGGACATCGCACGCACGACGCTCGCGCGACGCGCTGTCCGGCACGTCGAGGCCGGCCGCGACGCGGACGCGGCCGCCAGCCTCGCCATCGAGGAGTTCGGCGAACTCACCGGCTCGTCGGCGGGCCTCATCGTGCTCGACGCCGACGGCAACGCCGGGAGCGCGTACAACTCCGAGCGGATGCAGACCGCCGTGGCCATCGAGTAA
- the map gene encoding type II methionyl aminopeptidase — MSDVDLDAEQYEKHREAGEILAQVRDEAADRLEVGTSYLEISEWTEDRIRELGGTPAFPVNVSVDEEAAHGAAGPDDDRVVGEEMVKLDIGVHIDGWLADTAVTVDFSGNQELVEAAEEALDAGLDVVEAGVDAGEIGAAIEDVIDGYGYNPVVNLTGHGLGHWEQHTSPTIPNRAVSQGATLEAGDVVAIEPFATDGSGKVSEGQQEEIYMLEREASVRDRSARQALEQITEEFKTLPFATRWLDVSRPEMALRRLKMNDIVHGYPVLKEEDGCLVSQREHTIIVTEDGCEITTRSR; from the coding sequence ATGAGCGACGTCGACCTCGACGCCGAGCAGTACGAGAAGCATCGCGAGGCCGGTGAGATCCTCGCGCAGGTACGCGACGAGGCAGCCGACCGCCTGGAGGTCGGCACGAGCTACCTCGAGATATCGGAGTGGACCGAGGACCGCATCCGCGAACTCGGCGGGACGCCGGCGTTCCCCGTGAACGTGAGCGTCGACGAGGAGGCCGCACACGGGGCCGCCGGCCCGGACGACGACCGCGTCGTCGGCGAGGAGATGGTGAAACTCGACATCGGCGTGCACATCGACGGCTGGCTCGCCGACACCGCCGTCACCGTCGACTTCTCGGGGAACCAGGAGCTCGTCGAGGCCGCCGAAGAGGCGCTCGACGCCGGCCTCGACGTCGTCGAAGCGGGCGTCGACGCGGGCGAGATCGGCGCGGCCATCGAGGACGTCATCGACGGCTACGGCTACAATCCCGTCGTGAACCTCACCGGCCACGGCCTCGGGCACTGGGAACAGCACACGTCGCCGACCATCCCGAACCGCGCGGTCTCCCAGGGAGCGACGCTCGAAGCGGGCGACGTCGTCGCCATCGAGCCGTTCGCGACCGACGGCTCCGGGAAGGTCTCCGAAGGCCAGCAAGAAGAGATCTACATGCTGGAACGCGAGGCATCCGTCCGCGACCGGAGCGCCCGACAGGCCCTCGAGCAGATCACCGAGGAGTTCAAGACGCTCCCGTTCGCGACGCGCTGGCTGGACGTCTCGCGCCCCGAGATGGCGCTCCGCCGCCTGAAGATGAACGACATCGTCCACGGCTACCCCGTCCTGAAAGAAGAAGACGGGTGCCTCGTCAGCCAACGCGAACACACCATCATCGTGACCGAAGACGGTTGCGAGATCACCACGCGCTCGCGATAG
- a CDS encoding HIT family protein, which yields MDQVFAPWRIEWVERDDKNPDVDCVFCEFPNRDDARNALVVARNDDAVVMLNNYPYNPGHAMVIPAAHEGDWRALDDDQLLAHARLKQRTIDAMDDAFDPDGYNAGENLGGSAAGGSIDDHLHTHVVPRWTGDTNFMPVLSDTTVIVEAVTDTYDRLHDAFAAQDDATVADAGYVQF from the coding sequence ATGGACCAGGTGTTCGCGCCGTGGCGCATCGAGTGGGTCGAACGCGACGACAAGAACCCAGACGTCGACTGTGTGTTCTGCGAGTTCCCCAACCGCGACGACGCCCGGAACGCGCTCGTCGTCGCACGCAACGACGACGCCGTCGTCATGCTCAACAACTACCCGTACAATCCCGGGCACGCAATGGTCATCCCCGCCGCGCACGAGGGCGACTGGCGCGCACTCGACGACGACCAACTGCTCGCACACGCCCGCCTCAAACAGCGCACGATCGACGCGATGGACGACGCGTTCGACCCCGACGGCTACAACGCCGGCGAGAACCTCGGCGGAAGCGCCGCCGGCGGCAGCATCGACGACCACCTCCACACGCACGTCGTCCCCCGCTGGACCGGCGACACGAACTTCATGCCCGTCCTCTCGGACACGACCGTCATCGTCGAAGCCGTCACCGACACCTACGACCGCCTCCACGACGCATTCGCCGCCCAAGACGACGCGACCGTCGCCGACGCCGGCTACGTCCAGTTCTGA
- a CDS encoding cation diffusion facilitator family transporter gives MSDATTMRRVGALVLAVNLALAVGKTVVYLDGGSLAVGGEAVNSFADAAYSVFVIVGLYLTTQPPDFEHPHGHERIEPFVALFVATGVFAAGGAILYQAGQALLAGETTVDFGLSAVGILVASAVTKYVLYRYVYAKGQETHSPALKAAALDNRNDVLTACAALVGVLGVRAGYPLLDPIAAGFVALAVLYTGVEIVRDNVGYLVGSAPPEALRAEIIERALAHPEVEGAHDVVAHYVGPEVDVSLHIEVEGDHTLFEAHDIETDVMEAIRDLPEVDDVFVHVDPKELGEWKADADVDRLAEGRRED, from the coding sequence ATGAGTGACGCGACGACGATGCGCAGGGTGGGTGCGCTCGTCCTCGCCGTGAACCTCGCGCTCGCCGTCGGGAAGACCGTCGTCTACCTCGACGGCGGGAGTCTCGCCGTCGGCGGCGAGGCCGTCAACAGCTTCGCGGACGCCGCCTACAGCGTGTTCGTGATCGTCGGACTCTACCTCACCACGCAGCCGCCCGACTTCGAGCATCCCCATGGCCACGAGCGCATCGAGCCGTTCGTCGCGCTGTTCGTCGCGACCGGCGTGTTCGCCGCCGGCGGCGCCATCCTCTACCAGGCCGGGCAGGCGCTGCTCGCGGGCGAGACGACCGTCGACTTCGGGCTGTCAGCGGTCGGTATCCTGGTCGCGTCCGCCGTCACGAAGTACGTCCTCTATCGGTACGTGTACGCGAAGGGGCAGGAGACGCATTCGCCGGCGCTGAAAGCGGCCGCGCTCGACAACCGCAACGACGTCCTCACCGCGTGCGCGGCGCTCGTCGGCGTGCTCGGCGTCCGCGCCGGCTACCCACTGCTAGACCCCATCGCTGCGGGGTTCGTCGCGCTCGCCGTCCTCTACACGGGCGTCGAGATCGTCCGCGACAACGTCGGCTACCTCGTCGGGAGCGCCCCGCCAGAAGCGTTGCGCGCGGAGATAATCGAGCGCGCACTCGCCCACCCCGAGGTCGAGGGCGCGCACGACGTCGTCGCGCACTACGTCGGCCCGGAGGTCGACGTCTCGCTCCACATCGAGGTCGAGGGCGACCACACGCTCTTCGAGGCCCACGACATCGAGACGGACGTGATGGAGGCGATCCGAGACCTCCCCGAGGTCGACGACGTGTTCGTCCACGTCGACCCGAAGGAACTCGGCGAGTGGAAGGCGGACGCGGACGTCGACCGGCTCGCAGAGGGTCGCCGCGAGGACTGA
- a CDS encoding metal-dependent hydrolase codes for MPSTLVHVALGGLVGCALLGAAFSPRAIAVVLVAVAAVDLDTFLGWVVLGAHRSAFHTVLLPLVLGAVVAWDAWGREESFLRARVGETAPRVAGVSVVAVAFAGIGPDLVTNGVNVLWPVHDQFYEVTGKTYLSDRKGFVQTFVDLGNEEPVQDANLGSSRERQYYTGADRDPGQSGEPVVEERVFPLANSGTQLLLVATGALVVASRVVEDVRERRA; via the coding sequence ATGCCTTCGACGCTCGTTCACGTGGCACTCGGTGGGCTGGTCGGGTGTGCGCTCCTCGGGGCGGCGTTCTCGCCGCGCGCGATCGCGGTCGTGCTGGTGGCCGTCGCGGCGGTCGACCTCGACACGTTCCTCGGGTGGGTGGTGCTCGGCGCGCATCGGTCTGCGTTCCACACCGTCCTCCTCCCACTGGTTCTCGGCGCGGTCGTCGCGTGGGACGCCTGGGGACGCGAGGAGTCGTTCCTGCGAGCGCGCGTCGGTGAGACGGCACCGCGGGTCGCCGGCGTCTCCGTGGTCGCAGTCGCGTTCGCCGGCATCGGGCCGGACCTCGTCACGAACGGCGTGAACGTGCTCTGGCCGGTGCACGACCAGTTCTACGAGGTGACGGGGAAGACGTACCTCAGCGACCGGAAGGGATTCGTCCAGACGTTCGTCGACCTCGGGAACGAGGAACCAGTACAGGACGCGAACCTGGGGTCGTCGAGGGAACGCCAGTACTACACGGGCGCGGACAGGGACCCCGGGCAGTCGGGCGAACCCGTGGTCGAGGAGCGAGTCTTCCCGCTCGCGAACTCGGGGACGCAACTGTTGCTCGTCGCCACGGGCGCGCTCGTCGTCGCAAGCCGGGTCGTCGAGGACGTCCGCGAGCGGCGGGCGTGA
- a CDS encoding GNAT family N-acetyltransferase, which yields MDVTIRPYDPNRDRDALWELKAGFERGLGAGTGDDAKEATYEDKLTAAYRADWLAWVERCVGDDERCVTVASAPDEAGEDALLGYVFVLPERLAFVWDAAVLNEVFVVPDARGTGVADDLVDAAVSLARDQSLPLDRLVLDVDRENERAKAFYDRHGFAHWGEMVAKEL from the coding sequence ATGGACGTCACGATTCGACCGTACGACCCGAACCGGGACCGGGACGCGCTCTGGGAGCTGAAGGCGGGGTTCGAGCGCGGTCTCGGCGCGGGGACGGGCGACGACGCGAAGGAGGCGACGTACGAGGACAAGCTCACGGCGGCGTATCGCGCGGACTGGCTCGCGTGGGTGGAGCGCTGCGTCGGGGACGACGAGCGGTGCGTGACGGTCGCGAGCGCGCCCGACGAAGCCGGCGAGGACGCACTTCTCGGGTACGTGTTCGTGCTCCCCGAGCGCCTCGCGTTCGTGTGGGACGCCGCCGTCCTCAACGAGGTGTTCGTCGTCCCCGACGCCAGAGGGACCGGGGTCGCGGACGACCTCGTGGACGCCGCGGTGTCGCTCGCGCGCGACCAGTCGCTCCCGCTCGACAGGCTGGTACTGGACGTCGACCGCGAGAACGAGCGCGCGAAGGCGTTCTACGACCGCCACGGGTTCGCGCACTGGGGCGAAATGGTCGCGAAGGAACTGTAG
- a CDS encoding Xaa-Pro peptidase family protein yields MERRRLDEYLEAEGLASVWFARPEGFAWVTGGDSRVDREAGVGVAAAGYDGDGVTVVAPNNETERLRDEELPEDVAVVSYPWHERDLSEAVAAVASQPAAADVDVPGFGGVDASALRQPLSDRDREAYADVGRRTAAAVEAVCKELQSTDTEGEVASALSVALSVRELTAPVVLVGGADRVGPYRHFTPTESQLGDYAAISVTAYDDGLYASCTRTVDFDAPEWLAERHAAAARVETTALAATRAVGREDGTAADVFEAVQDAYAEVGWPDEWREHHQGGAAGYAGREWIATPTSTEPVHLPQGYAWNPTVEGAKSEGTVLVDEDGFDPLTTTDDWPTIEADAVGFDVSLDRPATYDA; encoded by the coding sequence ATGGAACGACGGCGACTCGACGAGTACCTCGAGGCCGAGGGACTGGCGTCGGTGTGGTTCGCGCGCCCGGAGGGGTTCGCGTGGGTCACCGGCGGCGACAGTCGCGTCGACCGCGAGGCCGGCGTCGGCGTTGCGGCGGCGGGCTACGACGGCGACGGCGTGACGGTCGTCGCGCCGAACAACGAGACCGAGCGCCTGCGGGACGAGGAGCTCCCGGAGGACGTCGCGGTGGTGTCGTACCCGTGGCACGAACGAGACCTGTCGGAGGCGGTCGCGGCTGTCGCGAGCCAGCCGGCGGCTGCCGACGTCGACGTCCCCGGGTTCGGGGGCGTGGACGCGAGCGCACTCCGCCAGCCGCTCTCGGACCGCGACCGGGAGGCGTACGCGGACGTCGGCCGACGGACGGCCGCGGCCGTCGAGGCAGTGTGCAAGGAGCTGCAGTCGACGGACACCGAGGGCGAGGTCGCGTCCGCGCTCTCGGTCGCGCTCTCCGTGCGAGAACTGACCGCGCCCGTCGTACTCGTCGGTGGCGCCGACCGCGTCGGCCCGTACCGGCACTTCACGCCCACCGAGAGCCAGCTCGGCGACTACGCCGCGATATCGGTGACGGCGTACGACGACGGCCTGTACGCCTCGTGTACGCGGACGGTCGACTTCGACGCGCCCGAGTGGCTCGCCGAGCGCCACGCGGCGGCGGCGCGCGTCGAGACGACGGCGCTCGCCGCGACGCGCGCGGTCGGCCGCGAGGACGGCACCGCCGCGGACGTCTTTGAGGCCGTACAGGACGCGTACGCCGAGGTCGGGTGGCCCGACGAGTGGCGCGAGCACCACCAGGGCGGCGCCGCCGGCTACGCCGGCCGGGAGTGGATCGCGACGCCGACGAGCACCGAACCCGTCCACCTCCCGCAGGGGTACGCGTGGAATCCGACCGTCGAGGGGGCCAAGAGCGAAGGCACCGTGCTCGTCGACGAGGACGGCTTCGACCCGCTGACGACGACCGACGACTGGCCGACGATCGAGGCCGACGCCGTCGGGTTCGACGTCTCCCTCGACCGGCCCGCGACCTACGACGCCTGA
- a CDS encoding NADP-dependent malic enzyme has protein sequence MGLDEDSLDYHAEDPPGKLEISTTKPTNTQRDLSLAYSPGVAAPCEHIAADPDDAYKYTAKGNLVGVVSNGSAVLGLGDIGAQASKPVMEGKGVLFKRFADIDVFDIELDQDDPEKIIEAVDAMEPTFGGINLEDIKAPECFQIEETLRESMDIPVFHDDQHGTAIISGAALVNAAEIAGKDLEDLDIVFSGAGASAIATARFYVSLGAKKENITMCDSSGIITTERARDGGVNEFKQEFARDVPGGDLADAMAGADVFVGLSIGGLVDEDMVRSMADDPIVFAMANPDPEIGYEAAKNARDDTVIMATGRSDYPNQVNNVLGFPFIFRGALDVRATEINEEMKVAAAKALAELARKDVPDAVVKAYGDQPLQFGSEYIIPKPLDPRVLFEVAPAVAEAAMDADCARVEVDLEAYEERLEARLGKSREMMRVVLNKAKSDPKRIALAEGTDEKMIRAAYQLEEQGIAEPVLIGNPKTIAKTTQRLGLDFEPEVANPREADEYEEYAKRLHDIRKRKGLTENEARDLVRRDSNYFGSVMVESGDADALMTGLTHHYPSALRPPLQVIGTAEDADYAAGVYMLTFKNRVIFCADATVNQDPDAKVLAEVAEHTADLAREFNVDPRVAMLSYSNFGSVDNPGTRKPRRAAKMLRENPEFDAPVDGEMQADTAVVEDILEGTYDFSDLEGPANVLVFPNLEAGNIGYKLLQRLGGADAIGPMLVGMDKPVHVLQRGDEVKDIVNLAGVAVVDAQEED, from the coding sequence ATGGGACTCGACGAGGACTCACTGGACTATCACGCGGAGGACCCACCCGGGAAGCTGGAGATATCGACGACGAAGCCGACGAACACCCAGCGAGACCTCTCGCTGGCGTACTCGCCGGGCGTCGCCGCACCCTGCGAGCACATCGCCGCCGACCCCGACGACGCGTACAAGTACACCGCGAAGGGGAACCTCGTGGGCGTCGTCTCGAACGGCAGCGCCGTCCTTGGACTGGGCGACATCGGCGCACAGGCATCCAAGCCCGTCATGGAGGGCAAGGGCGTCCTCTTCAAGCGCTTCGCCGACATCGACGTCTTCGACATCGAACTCGACCAGGACGACCCCGAGAAGATAATCGAAGCCGTCGACGCGATGGAACCGACGTTCGGCGGCATCAACCTGGAGGACATCAAGGCCCCCGAGTGCTTCCAGATCGAGGAGACGCTCCGGGAGTCCATGGACATCCCCGTGTTCCACGACGACCAGCACGGGACCGCCATCATCTCCGGTGCAGCGCTCGTCAACGCCGCCGAGATCGCCGGGAAGGACCTCGAGGACCTCGACATCGTGTTCTCCGGGGCCGGCGCGTCCGCGATCGCGACCGCGCGGTTCTACGTCTCGCTCGGCGCGAAGAAGGAGAACATCACGATGTGCGACTCCTCGGGCATCATCACGACCGAGCGCGCTCGCGACGGCGGCGTCAACGAGTTCAAGCAGGAGTTCGCGCGCGACGTCCCCGGCGGCGACCTCGCGGACGCGATGGCGGGCGCGGACGTGTTCGTCGGCCTCTCCATCGGCGGGCTCGTCGACGAGGACATGGTCCGGTCGATGGCCGACGACCCGATCGTGTTCGCGATGGCGAACCCCGACCCCGAGATCGGGTACGAGGCCGCGAAGAACGCCCGGGACGACACCGTCATCATGGCGACCGGGCGCTCTGACTACCCGAACCAGGTGAACAACGTCCTCGGGTTCCCGTTCATCTTCCGCGGCGCGCTCGACGTGCGTGCGACGGAAATCAACGAGGAGATGAAGGTCGCGGCGGCGAAGGCACTCGCGGAGCTCGCACGCAAGGACGTGCCGGACGCGGTCGTGAAGGCGTACGGCGACCAGCCGCTGCAGTTCGGGTCGGAGTACATCATCCCGAAGCCGCTCGACCCACGCGTGCTGTTCGAGGTCGCGCCCGCGGTCGCGGAGGCGGCGATGGACGCGGACTGTGCGCGCGTCGAGGTCGACCTGGAGGCGTACGAGGAGCGCCTGGAGGCGCGCCTCGGGAAGTCCCGCGAGATGATGCGCGTCGTCCTGAACAAGGCGAAGTCGGACCCGAAGCGCATCGCGCTCGCCGAGGGGACCGACGAGAAGATGATCCGGGCGGCGTACCAGCTCGAGGAGCAAGGGATCGCGGAGCCGGTGCTCATCGGGAACCCGAAGACCATCGCGAAGACGACTCAGCGGCTCGGACTGGACTTCGAGCCGGAGGTCGCGAACCCGCGGGAGGCCGACGAGTACGAGGAGTACGCAAAGCGCCTGCACGACATCCGTAAACGCAAGGGTCTCACGGAGAACGAGGCGCGGGACCTCGTGCGTCGGGACTCGAACTACTTCGGGAGCGTGATGGTGGAGTCCGGCGACGCGGACGCGCTCATGACGGGGCTGACCCATCACTACCCGAGCGCGCTCCGGCCGCCGCTGCAGGTCATCGGGACCGCCGAGGACGCGGACTACGCGGCGGGCGTATACATGTTGACGTTCAAGAACCGCGTGATATTCTGTGCGGACGCGACCGTGAACCAGGACCCGGACGCGAAGGTGCTCGCGGAGGTCGCCGAGCACACCGCGGACCTCGCTCGCGAGTTCAACGTCGACCCGAGGGTCGCGATGCTTAGCTACTCGAACTTCGGGAGCGTCGACAACCCCGGCACCAGGAAGCCCCGCAGGGCGGCGAAGATGCTCCGCGAGAACCCCGAGTTCGACGCGCCCGTGGACGGCGAGATGCAGGCGGACACCGCCGTCGTCGAGGACATCCTCGAGGGCACGTACGACTTCAGCGACCTGGAGGGGCCGGCGAACGTGCTCGTGTTCCCGAACCTCGAAGCCGGGAACATCGGGTACAAGCTCCTCCAGCGCCTCGGCGGCGCGGACGCCATCGGCCCGATGCTCGTCGGGATGGACAAGCCCGTGCACGTCCTCCAGCGCGGCGACGAGGTCAAGGACATCGTGAACCTGGCCGGCGTCGCGGTCGTCGACGCCCAGGAAGAAGACTAA
- a CDS encoding reverse transcriptase-like protein yields the protein MAAHGRPALRDLFDESPTPHIAHPPRTHHRDFYVATDGSFRADDDGGIGAVIETRDGERVARIAASDDAPDNNVAEYRALHLGLDVVAERAPASASVGVLVDHDELAANVNNAVLAGRHPDWQPTASIDVPRASQFHWRGIRARVSGFTECRAARIHSADNPAHPLANAPREYAHVNDEPDRCVIPESPGSGPQYPPPSRADRHASD from the coding sequence ATGGCCGCTCACGGCCGTCCCGCGCTGCGGGATCTGTTCGACGAGTCGCCGACTCCTCACATCGCACACCCGCCCCGGACCCACCACCGCGACTTCTACGTGGCGACGGACGGGTCGTTCCGCGCGGACGACGACGGTGGGATCGGCGCCGTCATCGAGACTCGCGACGGCGAGCGCGTCGCTCGCATCGCCGCGAGCGACGACGCCCCCGACAACAACGTCGCGGAGTACCGCGCACTCCACCTCGGGCTGGACGTCGTCGCCGAACGCGCACCCGCGTCGGCGAGCGTCGGCGTCCTCGTGGACCACGACGAACTCGCCGCGAACGTGAACAACGCCGTCCTCGCCGGCCGGCACCCCGACTGGCAGCCGACAGCAAGCATCGACGTCCCGCGCGCGAGCCAGTTCCACTGGCGCGGTATCCGCGCCCGCGTCTCCGGGTTCACCGAGTGCCGCGCCGCGCGAATCCACTCGGCGGACAACCCCGCGCATCCGCTCGCGAACGCACCCCGCGAGTACGCGCACGTCAACGACGAACCCGACCGGTGCGTGATCCCCGAGTCCCCGGGTTCCGGCCCGCAGTACCCGCCGCCGAGCCGCGCCGACCGCCACGCCTCGGACTAG